A genome region from Gadus chalcogrammus isolate NIFS_2021 chromosome 7, NIFS_Gcha_1.0, whole genome shotgun sequence includes the following:
- the tcerg1b gene encoding transcription elongation regulator 1 isoform X2, producing MADQTDSETIGFNDNRMAQQPVRFRGPAPVQSPVLRGPPPLLRPPPPPFGMMRGPPPRPPFGRPPFDPNMPPIPPPGGMPPPIGPPHLQRPPFLPPPIGSMPPPPGMLFPPGMPPVSAAVAPGMTPTEEIWVENKTPEGKAYYYNARTRESAWSKPEGVKIIQQSELNPMLGTAGPSVTVGGAVPASSANVNTTASTVVVSASSPGQAPSPTPSRTLASSPDPSNSSPSVSMADLAHVAKVTSGMGASPVTVVTVTTVPSPVTAVQTMTMIPTALTHSVAQSSSNMPSFPPVMVPPFRVPLPGMHIPLPGMIPGMPPSMVPMMHPQLAMTAGPGSLAGLQLPEWSEYKTVDGKTYYYNNRTLESTWEKPQALLEKEKELEKAKERLAQVEAEAMEMEEEENKAAADNEKEELKEEEMTEEEKAAQKAKPVATNPIPGTPWCVVWTGDDRVFFYNPTTRLSMWDRPEELVGRADVDKNIQEPPHKRGLEDSRKTALIKAEPESSAPAEDNQEEEPIKAKKRKKEEVKEVETEKEAAMELELRAARERAIVPLEARMTQFKDMLLERGVSAFSTWDKELHKIVFDPRYLLLNPKERKQVFDIYVKTRAEEERKEKKNKLMQAKDEFRKLMEESKLTPRTTFSEFGVRHGRDPRFKSIEKMKDRETIFTEFMTSLRKREKEDSKTRGEKVKIDFFELMAEHHIEAGPRWSKVKDRLETDPRYKAVESSALREELFKQYIDKQAKSVDIDKEREMERHARIEASLREREREVQKARSEQTKEIDREREQHKREEAIQHFKALMSDMVRSSDAAWSDTRRNLRKDHRWESASLLEREEKEKLFNEHVEALAKKKKEHFRQLLDETSMVRTAAEKGSSQITLTTTWKEVKKIIKEDPRCIKFSSSDRKRQREFEDYIKDKYITAKADFRTLLKETKFITYRSRKLIQESEQHLKDVEKVLQNDKRYLVLECVPDERRKLIMFYIEDLDRRGPPPPPTASEPTRRSTK from the exons ATGGCggaccagacagacagcgaAACTATCGGCTTCAACGATAACAG AATGGCGCAGCAGCCCGTGCGGTTTCGCGGCCCTGCGCCCGTCCAATCCCCGGTGCTGCGCGGCCCCCCTCCGCTCCTCAGACCGCCGCCCCCTCCTTTCGGAATGATGCGAGGACCGCCGCCACGGCCTCCGTTTGGACGGCCGCCCTTTGACCCAAACATGCCACCGATCCCGCCACCTGGAGGCATGCCACCGCCGATAGGACCTCCTCACCTACAG CGACCTCCGTTCCTGCCTCCACCCATCGGCAGCATGCCTCCGCCTCCAGGGATGCTGTTCCCCCCCGGGATGCCCCCCGTCTCAGCCGCCGTAGCGCCGGGCATGACCCCGACCGAGGAGATCTGGGTGGAGAACAAGACGCCAGAGGGGAAG GCCTATTACTACAACGCAAGGACCAGGGAGTCTGCATGGAGTAAACCAGAAGGGGTCAAGATCATCCAACAGTCAGAGCTCAACCCTATGCTGGGGACGGCTGGCCCTTCTGTGACCGTAGGGGGAGCCGTACCCGCCAGCTCAGCCAACGTCAACACTACAGCCAGCACAGTCGTAGTATCGGCCTCCTCCCCTGGCCAGGCGCCCTCCCCGACACCCTCTCGCACGCTGGCCTCTAGTCCAGATCCCAGCAACTCGTCCCCTTCTGTGTCCATGGCAG ACCTAGCCCATGTTGCAAAAGTGACCTCGGGTATGGGAGCGTCTCCCGTCACCGTGGTGACTGTTACCACGGTGCCATCGCCGGTCACGGCAGTGCAGACCATGACCATGATTCCCACAGCCCTCACTCACAGTGTTGCCCAGTCCAGCTCCAACATGCCTTCCTTCCCACCAGTGATGGTGCCCCCCTTCAGAGTGCCTTTGCCCGGCATGCACATCCCGCTGCCAG GGATGATTCCTGGCATGCCCCCCTCCATGGTCCCCATGATGCACCCCCAGCTGGCGATGACGGCAGGGCCCGGCTCGCTGGCGGGCCTGCAGCTGCCCGAGTGGTCAGAGTACAAAACGGTGGACGGGAAGACCTACTACTACAACAACCGGACCCTGGAGTCCACCTGGGAGAAGCCCCAGGCCTTGCTGGAGAAAG AGAAGGAACTGGAGAAGGCCAAGGAGCGCCTGGCCCAAGTGGAGGCAGAGGccatggagatggaggaggaggagaataaggCAGCCGCCGACAACGAGAAAGAG GAGCttaaagaggaggagatgacggAAGAAGAGAAGGCTGCCCAGAAAGCTAAACCTGTAGCAACGAACCCTATCCCTGGAACTCCCTG GTGCGTGGTCTGGACGGGAGACGACCGGGTGTTCTTCTATAACCCTACCACGCGTCTCTCAATGTGGGACCGGCCCGAGGAGCTGGTTGGCCGGGCGGACGTGGACAAGAACATTCAGGAACCGCCACACAAAAGAGGACTGGAAGACAGCAGAAAGACAG CCCTTATTAAGGCAGAACCAGAGTCCTCCGCACCTGCTGAGGACaatcaggaggaggagccaaTCAAAGCCAAGAAAAGGAA GAAAGAGGAGGTCAAGGAGGTTGAGACAGAAAAGGAAGCGGCgatggagctggagctgagggCGGCCCGTGAGAGGGCCATAGTGCCCCTAGAGGCGCGGATGACCCAGTTCAAAGACATGCTGCTGGAGAGAGGG GTATCTGCTTTCTCCACCTGGGACAAAGAACTACATAAAATAGTCTTTGATCCTCGATATCTGCTGCTCAACCCCAAGGAGCGGAAACAG GTGTTTGATATATATGTAAAGACAagagctgaggaggagaggaaggagaagaagaataaGCTGATGCAGGCCAAAGATGAATTCAGGAAGCTGATGGAGGAGTCCAAGCTCACTCCAAG AACAACGTTTAGTGAGTTCGGGGTGAGACACGGCAGAGATCCCAGATTTAAGAGCATCGAGAAGATGAAGGACCGAGAGACCATCTTCACAGAGTTCATGACGTCTctgaggaagagggagaaggaggactcCAAAACCAGGGGGGAGAAG GTGAAGATAGACTTCTTCGAGCTGATGGCAGAGCACCACATAGAGGCAGGTCCTCGCTGGAGTAAGGTGAAGGACCGGCTGGAGACAGACCCCCGCTACAAAGCCGTGGAGAGCTCCGCCCTCAGAGAAGAACTGTTCAAGCAGTACATTGATAAGCAGGCCAAG AGTGTGGACATCGACAAGGAGCGGGAGATGGAGCGTCACGCGCGTATTGAGGCCAGTCtgcgggagcgggagcgggaggtGCAGAAGGCTCGCTCGGAGCAGACCAAGGAGATCGACCGAGAGAGGGAGCAGCACAAGAGAGAGGAGGCCATCCAGCACTTCAAAGCCCTCATGTCTGACATG GTGCGCTCCTCGGACGCAGCCTGGTCAGACACGCGGCGGAACCTCCGCAAGGACCACCGCTGGGAGTCAGCGTCGCTGCTGGagcgggaggagaaggagaagctgtTCAACGAGCACGTGGAGGCGCTggccaagaagaagaaagagcaCTTCCGCCAGCTGTTGGATGAGACCAGCATGGTGAGGACGGCTGCAGAGAAAGGATCCTCACAG ATAACCCTGACCACAACGTggaaggaggtgaagaagatCATCAAAGAAGATCCTCGCTGTATCAAGTTCTCCTCCAGTGACCGG AAGCGACAGCGAGAGTTTGAGGACTACATCAAAGACAAGTACATCACGGCCAAAGCAGACTTCAGGACCCTCCTGAAGGAGACAAAGTTCATCACCTACAG gtcGAGGAAGCTGATCCAGGAGTCGGAGCAGCACCTGAAAGACGTGGAGAAGGTCCTCCAGAACGATAAGCGCTACCTGGTGCTGGAGTGCGTACCAGACGAGCGCAGGAAGCTCATCATGTTCTACATCGAAGACCTGGACCGGCGtggacctcctccccccccgacCGCATCCGAGCCCACCAGGCGCTCCACCAAGTGA
- the LOC130386570 gene encoding clathrin interactor 1-like has product MWKVRELVDKATNVVMNYSEIESKVREATNDDPWGPSGQLMGEIAKSTFMYEQFPEVMNMLWTRMLKDNKKNWRRVYKALLLLAYLIRNGSERVVTSAREHIYDLRSLENYNFIDEGGKDQGINVRQKVKEMVEFVQDDDRLREERKKAKKNKDKYIGVSSDSRGGTGGAVCGGPVGGALGGNFKNSGSGELDRSKWDEDWDKSKGAFPFSEKLGEISDKIGSTIDDTLNKFRKKERDDSPDRTSDGDEDRASRNGRQEKLEFKDEEETVTTKSIQITQATETTTTTTRKRSGAPGSKTLDLGAAAHYTGDGSPEDRTSVRLSPSSGLADLLMVDHPPHPGASPGSSSELIAGFADFSSPAASASLPSNMGAATPNGNGEFGDWNAFSTPPSSATASSQPSTDLFGSVQSSTAPGHDAVPPSAELFDLMGGTNNSLTNQHATMCTSQSLTFSLGGTTVSMPTMPLSRSQQSMGGLVSQGPIGPQQKLGAGGQTPLGSTWSDPSVNISLDFLSSGLNSKTPPTLNNIIQQQGLPPVNLLPQNFGGLNLSSLPPATPLRTANPMLASNAMGMPASMATGTMGMGMSGIPVSQGIMGMNMSMNMGLTAPVMMGSMSGLGMPAAGMPALGLAHAIAPVMVPPKQDAFGNFGNFDFGK; this is encoded by the exons CACCAATGTGGTGATGAACTACTCAGAGATCGAGTCCAAGGTGAGAGAGGCCACCAACGATGACCCCTGGGGCCCCTCGGGCCAGCTGATGGGAGAGATAGCCAA gtcgaCCTTCATGTATGAGCAGTTCCCAGAGGTGATGAACATGCTATGGACCAGAATGCTCAAGGACAACAAGAAGAACTGGAGACGCGTCTACAAG gCTTTACTCTTGCTGGCCTATTTGATTAGAAATGGGTCAGAACGAGTGGTCACCAGCGCCCGGGAACACATTTACGACCTGCGATCGCTAGAGAACTACAACTTTATCG ACGAGGGCGGGAAGGACCAGGGCATCAACGTGCGGCAGAAGGTGAAGGAGATGGTGGAGTTCGTTCAGGACGACGACCGGCtgcgggaggagaggaagaaggccAAGAAGAACAAAGACAAATACATCGGGGTCTCCTCGGACAGCAGGGGCGGTACAGGGGGGGCCGTCTGCGGGGGGCCAGTGGGGGGTGCACTAGGAGGCAACTTCAAGAACT CTGGAAGTGGGGAGTTAGACCGGAGCAAATGGGATGAGGACTGGGACAAGAGCAAAGGGGCGTTCCCCTTCAGCGAGAAGCTCGGGGAGATCAGCGACAAGATCGGCAGCACCATCGACGACACACTCAACAAGTTCAGGAAGAAGGAGCGGGACGACTCCCCCGACAGAACCAG TGATGGCGACGAAGACCGGGCATCCAGGAACGGCCGGCAGGAAAAGCTGGAGTTCaaagacgaggaggagacggTGACCACCAAGAGCATCCAGATTACCCAGGCCAccgagaccaccaccaccaccaccaggaaaCGCAGCGGGGCCCCGGGCAGCAAGACCCTGGACCTGGGAGCAGCTGCCCACTACACCGGGGACGGCAGCCCCGAGGACAGG ACGTCTGTCAGGCTATCTCCCAGCAGTGGTCTGGCGGACCTGCTCATGGTTGACCACCCACCTCATCCTGGCGCTTCCCCGG GCAGCAGTTCAGAGCTCATTGCTGGGTTTGCTGACTTCTCTTCCCCCGCAGCTTCTGCTAGCCTCCCATCCAACATGG GTGCTGCAACACCAAATGGGAATGGAGAGTTTGGGGATTGGAATGCATTTTCTACCCCACCATCATCTGCCACAGCTTCGTCTCAGCCTTCCACTGACCTGTTTGGCAGCGTCCAATCATCCACAGCCCCTGGACACGATGCTGTTCCACCCTCTGCTGAGCTTTTTGACCTCATGGGCGGGACAAACAATtcactgaccaatcagcatGCAACGATGTGCACGTCTCAGAGCTTGACTTTCTCTCTTGGGGGGACAACTGTTTCCATGCCAACGATGCCACTCTCCCGCTCCCAGCAG AGCATGGGGGGTCTGGTGTCCCAGGGGCCAATTGGGCCGCAGCAGAAGTTGGGGGCCGGAGGTCAGACGCCGTTGGGGTCCACCTGGTCTGATCCCTCCGTCAACATCAGCCTCGACTTCCTGTCGTCTGGCCTCAACTCCAAGACGCCCCCCACTCTCAACAATATCATCCAGCAACAAG GCCTGCCTCCAGTCAATCTGCTGCCCCAGAACTTTGGGGGGCTAAACCTCAGCTCCCTGCCCCCGGCCACCCCACTCAGAACAGCCAATCCTATGCTGGCCAGCAACGCCATGGGCATGCCTGCATCCATGGCAACGGGGACCATGGGAATGGGCATGAGTGGAATCCCAGTGAGCCAAGGCATCATGGGGATGAACATGAGCATGAACATGGGCCTGACGGCTCCGGTGATGATGGGCAGCATGTCTGGCCTGGGCATGCCTGCCGCGGGGATGCCCGCCTTGGGCCTGGCTCACGCCATCGCCCCGGTCATGGTGCCACCCAAACAAGATGCCTTCGGTAACTTTGGCAACTTTGACTTCGGAAAATGA
- the tcerg1b gene encoding transcription elongation regulator 1 isoform X1: protein MADQTDSETIGFNDNRMAQQPVRFRGPAPVQSPVLRGPPPLLRPPPPPFGMMRGPPPRPPFGRPPFDPNMPPIPPPGGMPPPIGPPHLQRPPFLPPPIGSMPPPPGMLFPPGMPPVSAAVAPGMTPTEEIWVENKTPEGKAYYYNARTRESAWSKPEGVKIIQQSELNPMLGTAGPSVTVGGAVPASSANVNTTASTVVVSASSPGQAPSPTPSRTLASSPDPSNSSPSVSMADLAHVAKVTSGMGASPVTVVTVTTVPSPVTAVQTMTMIPTALTHSVAQSSSNMPSFPPVMVPPFRVPLPGMHIPLPGVAMMQIVGSPYVKAGHGANGMIPGMPPSMVPMMHPQLAMTAGPGSLAGLQLPEWSEYKTVDGKTYYYNNRTLESTWEKPQALLEKEKELEKAKERLAQVEAEAMEMEEEENKAAADNEKEELKEEEMTEEEKAAQKAKPVATNPIPGTPWCVVWTGDDRVFFYNPTTRLSMWDRPEELVGRADVDKNIQEPPHKRGLEDSRKTALIKAEPESSAPAEDNQEEEPIKAKKRKKEEVKEVETEKEAAMELELRAARERAIVPLEARMTQFKDMLLERGVSAFSTWDKELHKIVFDPRYLLLNPKERKQVFDIYVKTRAEEERKEKKNKLMQAKDEFRKLMEESKLTPRTTFSEFGVRHGRDPRFKSIEKMKDRETIFTEFMTSLRKREKEDSKTRGEKVKIDFFELMAEHHIEAGPRWSKVKDRLETDPRYKAVESSALREELFKQYIDKQAKSVDIDKEREMERHARIEASLREREREVQKARSEQTKEIDREREQHKREEAIQHFKALMSDMVRSSDAAWSDTRRNLRKDHRWESASLLEREEKEKLFNEHVEALAKKKKEHFRQLLDETSMVRTAAEKGSSQITLTTTWKEVKKIIKEDPRCIKFSSSDRKRQREFEDYIKDKYITAKADFRTLLKETKFITYRSRKLIQESEQHLKDVEKVLQNDKRYLVLECVPDERRKLIMFYIEDLDRRGPPPPPTASEPTRRSTK, encoded by the exons ATGGCggaccagacagacagcgaAACTATCGGCTTCAACGATAACAG AATGGCGCAGCAGCCCGTGCGGTTTCGCGGCCCTGCGCCCGTCCAATCCCCGGTGCTGCGCGGCCCCCCTCCGCTCCTCAGACCGCCGCCCCCTCCTTTCGGAATGATGCGAGGACCGCCGCCACGGCCTCCGTTTGGACGGCCGCCCTTTGACCCAAACATGCCACCGATCCCGCCACCTGGAGGCATGCCACCGCCGATAGGACCTCCTCACCTACAG CGACCTCCGTTCCTGCCTCCACCCATCGGCAGCATGCCTCCGCCTCCAGGGATGCTGTTCCCCCCCGGGATGCCCCCCGTCTCAGCCGCCGTAGCGCCGGGCATGACCCCGACCGAGGAGATCTGGGTGGAGAACAAGACGCCAGAGGGGAAG GCCTATTACTACAACGCAAGGACCAGGGAGTCTGCATGGAGTAAACCAGAAGGGGTCAAGATCATCCAACAGTCAGAGCTCAACCCTATGCTGGGGACGGCTGGCCCTTCTGTGACCGTAGGGGGAGCCGTACCCGCCAGCTCAGCCAACGTCAACACTACAGCCAGCACAGTCGTAGTATCGGCCTCCTCCCCTGGCCAGGCGCCCTCCCCGACACCCTCTCGCACGCTGGCCTCTAGTCCAGATCCCAGCAACTCGTCCCCTTCTGTGTCCATGGCAG ACCTAGCCCATGTTGCAAAAGTGACCTCGGGTATGGGAGCGTCTCCCGTCACCGTGGTGACTGTTACCACGGTGCCATCGCCGGTCACGGCAGTGCAGACCATGACCATGATTCCCACAGCCCTCACTCACAGTGTTGCCCAGTCCAGCTCCAACATGCCTTCCTTCCCACCAGTGATGGTGCCCCCCTTCAGAGTGCCTTTGCCCGGCATGCACATCCCGCTGCCAG GTGTAGCAATGATGCAGATAGTAGGCTCGCCCTATGTAAAGGCAGGCCACGGCGCCAACG GGATGATTCCTGGCATGCCCCCCTCCATGGTCCCCATGATGCACCCCCAGCTGGCGATGACGGCAGGGCCCGGCTCGCTGGCGGGCCTGCAGCTGCCCGAGTGGTCAGAGTACAAAACGGTGGACGGGAAGACCTACTACTACAACAACCGGACCCTGGAGTCCACCTGGGAGAAGCCCCAGGCCTTGCTGGAGAAAG AGAAGGAACTGGAGAAGGCCAAGGAGCGCCTGGCCCAAGTGGAGGCAGAGGccatggagatggaggaggaggagaataaggCAGCCGCCGACAACGAGAAAGAG GAGCttaaagaggaggagatgacggAAGAAGAGAAGGCTGCCCAGAAAGCTAAACCTGTAGCAACGAACCCTATCCCTGGAACTCCCTG GTGCGTGGTCTGGACGGGAGACGACCGGGTGTTCTTCTATAACCCTACCACGCGTCTCTCAATGTGGGACCGGCCCGAGGAGCTGGTTGGCCGGGCGGACGTGGACAAGAACATTCAGGAACCGCCACACAAAAGAGGACTGGAAGACAGCAGAAAGACAG CCCTTATTAAGGCAGAACCAGAGTCCTCCGCACCTGCTGAGGACaatcaggaggaggagccaaTCAAAGCCAAGAAAAGGAA GAAAGAGGAGGTCAAGGAGGTTGAGACAGAAAAGGAAGCGGCgatggagctggagctgagggCGGCCCGTGAGAGGGCCATAGTGCCCCTAGAGGCGCGGATGACCCAGTTCAAAGACATGCTGCTGGAGAGAGGG GTATCTGCTTTCTCCACCTGGGACAAAGAACTACATAAAATAGTCTTTGATCCTCGATATCTGCTGCTCAACCCCAAGGAGCGGAAACAG GTGTTTGATATATATGTAAAGACAagagctgaggaggagaggaaggagaagaagaataaGCTGATGCAGGCCAAAGATGAATTCAGGAAGCTGATGGAGGAGTCCAAGCTCACTCCAAG AACAACGTTTAGTGAGTTCGGGGTGAGACACGGCAGAGATCCCAGATTTAAGAGCATCGAGAAGATGAAGGACCGAGAGACCATCTTCACAGAGTTCATGACGTCTctgaggaagagggagaaggaggactcCAAAACCAGGGGGGAGAAG GTGAAGATAGACTTCTTCGAGCTGATGGCAGAGCACCACATAGAGGCAGGTCCTCGCTGGAGTAAGGTGAAGGACCGGCTGGAGACAGACCCCCGCTACAAAGCCGTGGAGAGCTCCGCCCTCAGAGAAGAACTGTTCAAGCAGTACATTGATAAGCAGGCCAAG AGTGTGGACATCGACAAGGAGCGGGAGATGGAGCGTCACGCGCGTATTGAGGCCAGTCtgcgggagcgggagcgggaggtGCAGAAGGCTCGCTCGGAGCAGACCAAGGAGATCGACCGAGAGAGGGAGCAGCACAAGAGAGAGGAGGCCATCCAGCACTTCAAAGCCCTCATGTCTGACATG GTGCGCTCCTCGGACGCAGCCTGGTCAGACACGCGGCGGAACCTCCGCAAGGACCACCGCTGGGAGTCAGCGTCGCTGCTGGagcgggaggagaaggagaagctgtTCAACGAGCACGTGGAGGCGCTggccaagaagaagaaagagcaCTTCCGCCAGCTGTTGGATGAGACCAGCATGGTGAGGACGGCTGCAGAGAAAGGATCCTCACAG ATAACCCTGACCACAACGTggaaggaggtgaagaagatCATCAAAGAAGATCCTCGCTGTATCAAGTTCTCCTCCAGTGACCGG AAGCGACAGCGAGAGTTTGAGGACTACATCAAAGACAAGTACATCACGGCCAAAGCAGACTTCAGGACCCTCCTGAAGGAGACAAAGTTCATCACCTACAG gtcGAGGAAGCTGATCCAGGAGTCGGAGCAGCACCTGAAAGACGTGGAGAAGGTCCTCCAGAACGATAAGCGCTACCTGGTGCTGGAGTGCGTACCAGACGAGCGCAGGAAGCTCATCATGTTCTACATCGAAGACCTGGACCGGCGtggacctcctccccccccgacCGCATCCGAGCCCACCAGGCGCTCCACCAAGTGA
- the LOC130386016 gene encoding transcription factor SOX-30-like, which translates to MNAFMVWARINRPALSRVSPQATNADISIQLGNEWSRMSEEQKNPYFQEAQRLKNVHQQQFPGWIYQPQKKKGGPGGHRPSPSDAVQAMEEEPHGQASTRHRSIQPSNPLLHSERGAAPSNPYSASSALIPRPRVIYPNPHFGPCYPQGFFNGPQYYPQSYYDTPPLRYDVALTALHLEYLQRQQQAAWAGGASPPGPPGAHPYATQTFGPWFQNPSGPPETEVLGAFLHSSGSSAMGLIQSHQLSLPQQQGEGEGCDQEDEVVEVL; encoded by the exons ATGAACGCCTTCATGGTGTGGGCTCGTATCAACCGACCGGCCCTGTCCAGGGTCAGCCCTCAGGCCACCAACGCAGACATCAGCATCCAGCTGGGCAACGAGTGGAGCCGGATGAGTGAGGAGCAGAAAAACCCCTACTTTCAGGAGGCTCAGAGACTGAAAAATGTCCATCAGCAGCAGTTCCCTG GCTGGATCTATCAGCcccagaagaagaaggggggtcctgggggccaCCGGCCCAGCCCCTCTGATGCCGTCCAGGCTATGGAAGAAGAGCCACATGGTCAGGCTTCCACCCGTCACCGCTCAATACAGCCCTccaaccctctcctccacagCGAGCGGGGAGCAG CTCCTTCCAACCCCTACTCAGCATCTTCTGCTTTGATACCCCGACCACGCGTCATCTACCCCAACCCTCACTTTGGACCCTGCTACCCCCAAGGATTCTTCAATGGACCGCAGTATTACCCTCAGAG CTACTACGACACCCCCCCCTTGAGGTACGACGTGGCTCTGACGGCCCTCCACCTGGAGTACCTGCAGCGCCAGCAGCAGGCTGCCTGGGCCGGCGGAGCTAGCCCCCCAGGACCTCCGGGGGCTCACCCATACGCCACCCAGACCTTTGGCCCGTGGTTTCAGAACCCGAGTGGCCCGCCGGAGACAGAGGTCCTGGGCGCGTTCCTCCACAGCTCCGGCAGCTCGGCCATGGGTCTCATCCAGAGCCACCAGCTCAGCCTGCCACAgcagcagggagagggggagggatgtgaCCAGGAGGACGAGGTGGTCGAAGTGCTCTAG
- the LOC130385507 gene encoding prenylcysteine oxidase-like produces the protein MPRRVMLLSMLLLLSPSWFCDTGSAQLDGAQPSKIAVVGAGIGGTATAHFLRQHFGPEVQIDVFEKEEVGGRLATVTVNHNDYESGGSIIHSLNLHMQDFVKQLGLKYRRSVAGKTAVFDGDAVVLEETDWYLLDLFGLWWRYGISFLRLQMWVEEIMEKFMRIYKYQAHGYAFSSVEELLASLGGSGFINMTQRPLSDSLVELGVSQRFIDEIIAPIMRVNYNQNVSLPAFVGAVSLAGAQTNLWAVEGGNKLVCSGLLKLANANLLQAQVTSISPLHTGETVQFQLGFTTDGETHSEAAYDVVVLATPLQDGADSGVRFHGFSPPLAPLPGAYQHTVATVVHGYLNTSFFGFPDPRLFPFASVLTMDAPELFFNSAASVCPVNISAGFRRKQPQEAGVYKVFSPRPLSKAQLKTLFRSYYSVQLTEWLAYPEYSSGQGLPPVELHPNLYYLNGIEWAGSAMEMSSVAAKNIALLAYHRWNRQADMVDQKDLMHKIKTEL, from the exons ATGCCCCGCCGTGTGATGCTCCTCTCCATGCTGCTCCTGCTGTCGCCGTCCTGGTTCTGCGACACGGGGTCGGCTCAGCTTGACGGAGCTCAACCTTCCAAAATAG CCGTTGTAGGTGCAGGGATCGGTGGTACCGCGACAGCCCACTTCCTACGGCAGCATTTCGGACCAGAGGTCCAGATTGATGTGTTcgagaaggaggaggttgggggtcGACTTGCCACAGTCACTGTCAATCACAATGACTACGAATCCGGAGGCTCCATCATTCACTCCCTCAATCTCCACATGCAGGACTTTGTGAAGCAGCTAG GTCTGAAGTACCGGCGCAGCGTGGCGGGCAAGACGGCGGTGTTCGACGGGGACgcggtggtgctggaggagaccgACTGGTACCTGCTGGACCTGTTCGGCCTCTGGTGGCGCTACGGGATCAGCTTCCTCCGCCTGCAGATGTGGGTGGAGGAGATCATGGAGAAGTTCATGAG gATCTACAAGTACCAGGCACATGGCTATGCCTTCAGCTcagtggaggagctgctggcctCTCTGGGTGGAAGTGGCTTCATCAACATGACGCAGAGGCCGCTCTCTGATTCGCTGGTGGAGCTGGGAGTGTCCCAGCGCTTCATCGATGAAATCATTGCACCCATCATGAGGGTCAACTACAACCAGAACGTCAGCCTCCCGGCGTTTGTAG gtgcCGTGTCGCTGGCCGGCGCCCAGACCAACCTGTGGGCGGTGGAGGGCGGTAACAAGCTGGTGTGCTCCGGCCTCCTGAAGCTGGCTAACGCTAACCTGCTGCAGGCCCAGGTCACCAGCATCTCCCCGCTCCACACAG GAGAGACGGTGCAGTTCCAGCTGGGCTTCACCACCGACGGAGAGACCCACTCTGAGGCGGCATACGACGTGGTCGTCTTGGCGACGCCGCTCCAAGACGGCGCGGACTCGGGCGTCCGCTTCCACGGCTTCTCCCCGCCGCTGGCGCCGCTGCCCGGCGCCTACCAGCACACGGTGGCCACCGTGGTCCACGGCTACCTCAACACCTCCTTCTTCGGCTTCCCGGACCCCCGCCTGTTCCCCTTTGCCAGCGTGCTGACCATGGATGCCCCCGAGCTGTTCTTCAACAGCGCCGCCAGCGTGTGTCCAGTCAACATCTCCGCAGGCTTCCGCCGCAAGCAGCCCCAGGAGGCGGGCGTGTACAAGGTGTTCTCGCCGCGACCGCTCAGCAAGGCCCAGCTCAAGACCCTCTTCAG gtcctaTTACTCAGTGCAGCTGACGGAGTGGCTGGCCTACCCCGAGTACAGCAGCGGCCAGGGCCTGCCCCCCGTGGAGCTGCACCCCAACCTCTACTACCTCAACGGCATCGAGTGGGCCGGCAGCGCCATGGAGATGAGCTCGGTGGCGGCCAAGAACATCGCGCTGCTGGCCTACCACCGCTGGAACAGGCAGGCGGACATGGTGGATCAGAAAGACCTGATGCACAAGATCAAGACGGAGTTGTGA